AGTATCCGAAACGCCGCTACGATGAACAAGTCGGCGTTCAGGTTGAGCAGCGAGTAATAGAGCGCGTCATCTTTGAGCGACCGGGGTGTCAGCACCGGCAGCTTGTGCTTCTCGGCGAGTTGGCGCACTACTGTCGGTGTCGGCACGCGGCTGCGCCCGACCGGCTTGTCCTGTCCGGTTACCACCGTCAGGGTATCATGTTCGCTGTCAAGCAGGCTGTTCAGGATCGCGCGGGCAAACTCCGGCGTTCCCATGAAAACAATCTTCATCGTGATGTCATAGCGGAGTACCAGACAGCTCGCGGCGATTCGGACAGACCAATCCGGACCGTATGATGTCTCGGAGCTGTAGTGGTGTCGACCGACCGCCGGTATGACCGGCGATCGCACGAGCGGGAGAAATCTCTCAGGACGCGGCGGCCAGTTTTCTCAGCCGTCCCCGGAGCATGGTCCGGGCCAGCGGCGTGAGATAATCGACGTACAGCTTTCCCTCAGTGTGATCGTACTCATGCAGAATAGCGCGCGCCGCAATACCGTCGGCGGTCATCTCGAACCGTCTGCCCTCCAGGTCGGTCGCGCGAACTTTGACCCGCTCCGGGCGGGTTACTTTGAGAAACAGATCCGGAAACGAGAGACACCCTTCTTCCATCTCTATCTCACCTTCGGTCTCGACAATTTCCGGATTGATAAACACTCTGAGGGTTTGATCGATATCGATCGCTGAGAGGTCGACAATAAAGAGCCGCAGCGCAGTTCCGACCTGGCTGGCGGCCAGGCCGAGTCCGCGTGCCTGTTTCAGGGTGTCCACCATATCGGACACCAGGTCTTTGATCCCCTGGTCGATTTTCTCGACCGGTTGGGCTACTTCCCGCAACACCGGGTCGCCGTAAATGACGATCGGTCGCTCAGCCACGGTAACTCCCTACAGCTTCTTCAGCTACTTCTCCACTTTGCCGGCGATAGCTGTCTTCAGGAACTCCAGTTTCGTCTCTTCATTGATGCGAAGGATGATTCGTCCTTTTTCGTCATCGATGGCGAAAATGGTCCCGAACAGACCGCCGGTCGTTACAACTTTATCGCCTTTCTTGAGCTCACTGATGAGCTTCTCGTGTTCTCTTTGTCTCTTCCGCTGGGGGCGAATCAGCAGGAAGTACATCATTACAAACAAAAGACCAATCCAGACCAGCATCGCTACGGTGCCACCGCCGCCCCCCGACGGTCCGGTCATCAGCAGCATCCAATCGTAATTCAAAACCACTCCTGTTAGTTTAGCTTATCGGCAACCAGTTCAAAAAATGAACAGTGCATCCTAACTTAGCATCTTACAATACATTACGTCGCCCGCAAGGGCAAGTAAAACCTTTACATTGTAAACACTCGAAAAACATGACGGTTCCGGTCGTACCCACGCGTGGCGAGTGCCCTCATGAGTGGCCCGCAGTAGAGTGGAATTGAGGGTGCTCTTGTCCGGACGCGGGGCGGGCAGGGTCGCCCGACAGCAGTTCACACGAGTGACGTCTTCAGCAGTAGACCTGTGCTCGGACTCGACCCGGGCCACGACCTGAGGTCATTCAAAAAGACCGGAGAACAGTTGCCCCTGTGCTTTCCCCTTTTACCTCAACCGCTGCACCAGACAACACGGTGTGAACCGGTGCCTGTTGTCCGGTCCGGAACGGTGGCAGTCTCAGTTCCGGCTCTCTTTAGTCGATTCGGAACAAGGACTTGGCGCAACCTTCTATCTCTCTTGACAAATCTGGCAGTGATGGGTAGCTTCACCGCGTACACGTCAAAACGTTCGCCAGGAGACATAAGTGAGCATCCCCACATTACTGCTGGCGTTGTTCTTCGTCATACCTGCCGCATCGCTCCTCGGCTCGGAGAATGGCGCCGACTCGGATCCAGATCGAGTTCGGCCGGATATTGGTGACTATGGCGCGGTCACGCGTAACAACTCACCTTTTGACAGCGCCTATTGGTTTCACAAGGCGGTTCGCGATGCGATCGTCGCTCCCAGGATGGATCAGGCTGCTACAGCGATGAAATCTGCGATTCGCCCCGCCGATCATCCCGACGACGCTCATTGGAACAACAACGTCTCACCGTCGCTTACAGGACTCAACGGACCTGTGTCCGCTATGACTGAGTACCAGGGCAGACTCATTGTCGGAGGCAGCTTCAC
This window of the Candidatus Zixiibacteriota bacterium genome carries:
- the yajC gene encoding preprotein translocase subunit YajC, coding for MNYDWMLLMTGPSGGGGGTVAMLVWIGLLFVMMYFLLIRPQRKRQREHEKLISELKKGDKVVTTGGLFGTIFAIDDEKGRIILRINEETKLEFLKTAIAGKVEK
- a CDS encoding formyltransferase family protein; the protein is MKIVFMGTPEFARAILNSLLDSEHDTLTVVTGQDKPVGRSRVPTPTVVRQLAEKHKLPVLTPRSLKDDALYYSLLNLNADLFIVAAFRIL
- the def gene encoding peptide deformylase translates to MAERPIVIYGDPVLREVAQPVEKIDQGIKDLVSDMVDTLKQARGLGLAASQVGTALRLFIVDLSAIDIDQTLRVFINPEIVETEGEIEMEEGCLSFPDLFLKVTRPERVKVRATDLEGRRFEMTADGIAARAILHEYDHTEGKLYVDYLTPLARTMLRGRLRKLAAAS